One window from the genome of Spirosoma rhododendri encodes:
- the egtB gene encoding ergothioneine biosynthesis protein EgtB, whose amino-acid sequence MIAEHTLTQQYLRIRHHSEAICRGLETEDYVVQPTADVSPPKWHLGHITWFWETFVLVPHAPGYRVFHEDFSFVFNSYYETVGKRVLRTDRGNLSRPTVAQVYAYRAYVDEQMSRFLDDAEPTPELIALLELGFNHEQQHQELLITDIKYILGHNPLLPAVEMPIRENPTLATSPDAHISEGIYIIGYQGDGFCFDNELGLHRVYLNDTTLSGALVTNGEYLEFIQAGGYQQFKYWLSDGWAWVKRTGAKAPLYWHTVDGIWHTYTFDGLQPVDPDAAVSHVSQYEADAYARWKGTRLPTEFEWEAAADQFNWGSRWEWTNSAYLPYPGFTTAEGAVGEYNGKFMSGQIVLRGASVATPDGHARSTYRNFFQPHTQWQYTGIRLVK is encoded by the coding sequence ATGATTGCGGAACATACGCTTACGCAGCAGTACCTGCGTATCAGACACCACTCCGAAGCGATTTGCCGGGGGCTGGAAACCGAAGACTACGTTGTGCAGCCAACGGCTGACGTCAGCCCGCCGAAATGGCATCTGGGGCACATCACCTGGTTCTGGGAAACGTTTGTGCTGGTTCCGCACGCGCCCGGCTACCGCGTTTTTCACGAGGATTTCAGCTTCGTTTTCAACAGCTATTACGAAACCGTCGGTAAGCGCGTACTGCGCACTGACCGGGGTAACCTGAGCCGACCGACCGTTGCGCAGGTGTATGCGTACCGGGCGTATGTTGATGAGCAGATGAGCCGGTTTCTCGATGACGCTGAGCCAACGCCCGAACTGATTGCGCTGCTCGAACTGGGGTTCAACCACGAGCAGCAGCATCAGGAACTGCTCATCACCGACATTAAATACATTCTGGGACACAACCCGCTACTGCCTGCCGTTGAGATGCCCATCCGGGAAAATCCGACGCTGGCAACCAGCCCGGACGCCCATATCAGTGAAGGCATCTACATAATCGGCTATCAGGGCGACGGTTTCTGTTTCGACAACGAGCTGGGGCTGCACAGGGTATACCTCAACGACACAACGCTGTCGGGTGCGCTGGTGACCAATGGTGAGTACCTGGAATTCATTCAGGCAGGTGGGTACCAGCAGTTCAAGTACTGGCTGTCAGACGGCTGGGCGTGGGTGAAACGCACCGGCGCGAAAGCCCCGCTTTACTGGCACACCGTCGACGGCATCTGGCATACATACACCTTCGACGGCCTGCAACCGGTCGACCCGGATGCGGCCGTGAGCCACGTCAGTCAGTACGAAGCCGACGCGTATGCCCGCTGGAAAGGCACCCGGCTCCCGACCGAATTTGAGTGGGAAGCAGCCGCCGATCAGTTCAATTGGGGAAGCCGCTGGGAGTGGACCAACTCGGCCTATCTGCCGTACCCCGGCTTTACAACCGCCGAAGGGGCCGTCGGCGAATACAACGGTAAGTTCATGAGCGGCCAAATCGTGTTGCGCGGAGCATCCGTCGCGACGCCCGATGGGCATGCCCGGTCAACGTATCGCAACTTCTTTCAACCTCACACACAATGGCAATACACGGGAATACGATTGGTGAAGTAG
- the egtD gene encoding L-histidine N(alpha)-methyltransferase, which produces MAIHGNTIGEVDEAPVASLPHDAADTDTLAVDPALVEEVRTGLQQQPKRLSSRFFYDAEGSRIFQAIMHAPEYYLTRSEYEILDTYKAELLELFAVGDRSFDLVELGAGDGLKTKILLSHFADEQADFAYAPVDISADALDGLVADVRSQWPNLRLNPRHDDYFNALEQLSEESDSRRVVLFLGSNIGNFAPDEAVDFYRQLHDRLHPGDLVLTGIDLQKHPAIIHAAYNDRQGLTRAFNLNLLRRLNRDLDANFDLAAFDHYETYSPETGEARSYLVSQKAQTVRIGALDIDVPFAWGEIIHTEISRKFTPAQIEQLAQQAGFRVVTSFTDCKGYFTDVVFEKV; this is translated from the coding sequence ATGGCAATACACGGGAATACGATTGGTGAAGTAGACGAAGCGCCAGTCGCCAGTCTGCCGCACGATGCCGCCGATACAGATACGCTTGCCGTCGACCCGGCGCTGGTAGAGGAGGTCCGGACGGGTTTGCAACAACAGCCAAAACGACTGTCGTCGCGGTTTTTTTACGACGCTGAAGGGAGTCGGATTTTCCAGGCGATTATGCACGCGCCGGAGTACTACCTGACGCGCTCGGAGTACGAAATTCTGGACACGTATAAGGCTGAATTGCTAGAGCTGTTTGCCGTTGGCGACCGCTCGTTCGATCTGGTTGAGTTGGGCGCGGGCGACGGGTTGAAAACAAAAATTCTGTTGAGCCATTTCGCCGACGAGCAGGCTGACTTCGCTTATGCGCCGGTTGACATTTCTGCCGATGCGCTCGACGGGCTAGTCGCCGATGTACGTAGTCAGTGGCCCAACCTGCGGCTAAATCCCCGGCACGACGATTACTTCAATGCGCTGGAACAGCTATCGGAAGAATCGGATTCACGCCGGGTGGTGCTGTTTCTCGGGTCGAACATTGGCAACTTTGCCCCCGACGAAGCCGTTGATTTTTACCGGCAACTGCACGACCGGCTCCACCCCGGCGATCTTGTCCTGACGGGTATCGACCTGCAAAAACACCCTGCCATTATCCATGCGGCTTACAACGACCGGCAGGGCCTGACGCGGGCGTTTAACCTGAACCTGCTCCGCCGACTCAACCGCGACCTCGACGCCAATTTCGATCTGGCTGCGTTCGATCATTACGAAACGTATAGTCCCGAAACGGGCGAAGCGCGCAGCTATCTGGTCAGCCAGAAAGCGCAGACGGTACGTATCGGTGCGCTGGATATAGACGTGCCGTTTGCGTGGGGCGAAATTATCCACACCGAAATTTCGCGCAAGTTTACCCCCGCCCAGATCGAGCAACTGGCGCAGCAAGCTGGTTTCCGCGTCGTCACCTCCTTCACCGACTGCAAAGGTTACTTCACCGACGTCGTGTTCGAGAAAGTGTAG
- a CDS encoding glycoside hydrolase family 3 protein: protein MVMAQTPQKWTSQTTGSIVRVTNPGGQSLGYSTASGVKLLTVDGLAFKDLNKNGRLDAYEDWRLPALDRAKDLAKHMTVEQIAGLMLYSKHQPIPAAPGGPFAGTYGGKVFAQSGANVSDLSDQQKEFLTNDNLRHVLVTSVESPEAAANWNNNAQALVEGIGLGIPINSSSDPRHGTRADAEFNAGAGGTISMWPGSLGMAATFNPELVRQFGQVAAAEYRALGIATTLSPQVDLATDPRWNRVSGTFGEDPKLTTDMARAYIDGFQTSTGKQEINSGWGYTSVNAMVKHWPGGGSGEGGRDAHYGYGKYAVYPGKNFSTHLMPFIDGAFKLNGKTSTSAAVMPYYTISFGQDKKYGENVGNSYNKYIVGDLLRQKYSYDGVVCTDWLITADETAVDVFLTGKSWGVEKLSLAERHYKALMAGVDQYGGNNDAGPVMGAYQLGVKEHGEQFMRARFELSAVRLLQNVLRVGLFENPYLDPAQTKQTVGKADYMKAGYQAQLQSVVMLKNKANTLPISKGKKVYVPKRFIPAGRNFLGIPTPESNNYPMNVEVLKKYYTLVDTPAEADFALVVIESPESGGGYTKEAAKDGKTGYVPISLQYRPYTAQGARNPSIGGGDPLETFTNRSYDGKSTKTINATDLTMVTDTYAKMNGKPVVVSVRVNNPLVFAELEPSTNAILANFGIQDQALLDIVSGAHEPSALLPMQMPANMRTVEQQAEDVPRDMQSYVDADGHTYDFGYGLNWKGVINDARTATYKRSVLTLK, encoded by the coding sequence ATGGTCATGGCGCAGACACCCCAGAAATGGACGTCGCAGACGACCGGCTCCATCGTTCGCGTAACAAATCCCGGCGGGCAATCGCTCGGTTATTCGACCGCGTCCGGCGTTAAGCTGCTGACCGTCGACGGGCTGGCCTTTAAAGATCTCAACAAAAACGGGCGTCTGGATGCCTACGAAGACTGGCGGCTGCCCGCCCTCGACCGGGCAAAAGACCTCGCCAAACACATGACCGTCGAGCAGATCGCTGGGCTGATGCTGTATAGCAAACACCAGCCAATCCCGGCGGCTCCGGGTGGCCCGTTTGCCGGTACCTACGGCGGGAAAGTGTTTGCGCAGAGTGGGGCCAACGTCAGCGATTTGTCCGATCAGCAAAAAGAGTTTTTAACAAACGACAATCTGCGGCACGTGCTGGTTACGTCGGTGGAAAGTCCGGAAGCGGCCGCTAATTGGAACAATAACGCGCAGGCGCTGGTCGAAGGAATCGGGCTGGGTATTCCGATCAACAGCAGTTCCGACCCGCGTCACGGCACCCGCGCCGATGCTGAGTTCAACGCCGGGGCCGGTGGTACGATTTCGATGTGGCCCGGTTCGCTGGGCATGGCCGCGACGTTCAACCCCGAACTGGTCCGGCAATTTGGGCAGGTGGCAGCGGCTGAGTACCGCGCGCTGGGTATTGCTACCACGCTATCGCCACAGGTCGATCTGGCAACGGACCCCCGCTGGAACCGCGTCAGTGGCACCTTCGGCGAAGACCCAAAATTGACGACCGACATGGCCCGCGCGTACATCGACGGTTTCCAGACATCGACGGGTAAGCAGGAAATCAACAGTGGCTGGGGCTATACGAGCGTCAACGCGATGGTGAAGCACTGGCCGGGTGGCGGTTCGGGTGAAGGCGGTCGCGATGCCCACTACGGCTACGGCAAATACGCGGTTTATCCCGGTAAAAACTTCAGTACGCACCTGATGCCATTTATCGATGGCGCGTTCAAACTGAATGGCAAAACGAGCACCTCGGCGGCTGTGATGCCTTACTACACGATCTCGTTCGGGCAGGACAAAAAGTACGGCGAGAACGTCGGCAACAGCTACAACAAATATATCGTGGGCGACCTGTTGCGGCAGAAGTACAGCTACGACGGTGTGGTCTGCACCGACTGGCTCATCACGGCCGACGAAACCGCTGTTGACGTATTCCTGACCGGAAAATCGTGGGGTGTTGAAAAGCTATCGCTCGCCGAGCGGCATTACAAAGCCCTTATGGCTGGTGTCGATCAGTACGGCGGCAACAACGACGCCGGCCCGGTTATGGGTGCGTATCAGCTGGGTGTGAAAGAACACGGCGAACAGTTTATGCGCGCCCGGTTTGAATTGTCGGCGGTGCGGCTGCTGCAAAACGTTCTGCGCGTTGGCCTGTTCGAAAACCCGTATCTGGACCCGGCGCAAACAAAGCAAACCGTCGGCAAGGCCGATTATATGAAAGCCGGTTATCAGGCGCAGTTACAGTCGGTGGTGATGCTAAAAAACAAGGCCAACACGCTGCCGATAAGCAAGGGTAAAAAAGTATACGTGCCGAAGCGCTTCATCCCGGCGGGTCGGAATTTCCTCGGCATACCAACGCCCGAAAGCAACAACTATCCGATGAACGTAGAAGTGCTGAAGAAGTACTACACGTTGGTAGATACGCCCGCCGAAGCTGATTTTGCGCTTGTCGTGATTGAGAGCCCGGAGTCGGGCGGGGGGTATACCAAAGAAGCGGCAAAAGATGGCAAGACGGGCTACGTACCGATCAGTCTGCAATACCGGCCCTACACGGCGCAGGGGGCGCGTAACCCAAGCATCGGCGGGGGCGATCCGCTGGAAACTTTCACGAATCGCAGCTACGACGGCAAATCGACCAAAACGATCAACGCGACCGACCTGACGATGGTGACGGACACCTACGCAAAAATGAACGGTAAGCCCGTCGTCGTGTCGGTACGGGTCAACAATCCGCTGGTGTTTGCCGAACTGGAACCGTCGACCAATGCGATTCTGGCCAACTTCGGCATTCAGGATCAGGCCCTGCTCGACATCGTGTCGGGCGCGCATGAACCGTCGGCCCTGTTGCCGATGCAAATGCCCGCCAACATGCGGACGGTAGAGCAGCAGGCCGAAGACGTCCCCCGCGACATGCAATCCTACGTCGACGCAGACGGCCACACCTACGACTTCGGCTACGGCCTGAACTGGAAAGGCGTCATCAACGACGCCCGCACCGCGACGTACAAGCGGAGTGTGCTGACGTTGAAATAG
- a CDS encoding c-type cytochrome, with amino-acid sequence MKKLLTTLLAAASLTTALAQESPKEEDFFKIQKLTAPEGTLLEVGGLVTLPGGNLGVATRRGDIWIVENPTSRAPFFRKYASGLHEILGLAYKDGALFCAQRGELTKMQDTNNDGKADVFETVYAWPLSGHYHEYSFGPKIAPDGTFFVTGNVAFGDEEWWRGESRVPWRGWTMNITPEGKMQPWATGMRSPCGLGIFDNELFYADNQGDWMGSGGIVHVKKGSFVGHPAGLRWTSMANSPVKLSQETFFAKIDERRRRDEDGHAIKPENIANEKPTLLYTMKEQFPGADVQVPAVWLPHGVLGISNSEILEIPQGVFGPFAGQLLVGDQGMSKISRVFMEKVNGEYQGGAIELRNGFRSGVLRMAWAKDGSLFVGETNRGWGSAGDANEGLQRLVWNGAVPFEIRTVKAMPDGFEVEFTKPVDRKSAEDLASYRVESFLYKYHSVYGSPTVNKEALPLKGVKVSADNMKARVIVGDLRRYYIHQLTLDGVRGAEGSYSLVHPIAYYTLNNIPDGQKLAMNEVSTRNSAATPATTAPAAAPATGKKATATKGKVTTGAKPKIQEGQAISMAKAPTYDEVKGLLARHTCLACHQANKRQVGPAYSDVAKRRYTNDQIVELIYHPKPTNWPDYATEMPPMPQVPKADALKIAAWINSLAPPVAAVAAAIPTRRSSKQP; translated from the coding sequence ATGAAAAAACTACTGACTACGCTGCTCGCAGCTGCCAGCCTGACGACGGCACTGGCGCAGGAGTCGCCGAAGGAGGAAGACTTCTTTAAAATTCAGAAACTGACCGCCCCCGAAGGCACATTGCTCGAAGTGGGTGGGCTGGTCACGCTACCGGGCGGCAACCTCGGTGTAGCGACGCGCCGGGGCGACATCTGGATCGTGGAAAACCCCACGAGCCGCGCGCCCTTCTTCCGCAAGTATGCGTCGGGGCTGCACGAGATTCTGGGGCTGGCCTACAAAGACGGGGCACTTTTCTGCGCGCAGCGCGGTGAACTGACCAAGATGCAGGACACCAACAACGACGGTAAGGCCGACGTGTTCGAGACGGTCTACGCATGGCCGCTGTCGGGACACTACCACGAATACAGCTTCGGCCCGAAGATTGCCCCCGACGGTACTTTTTTCGTGACGGGCAACGTGGCCTTCGGCGACGAAGAATGGTGGCGGGGTGAAAGCCGGGTCCCCTGGCGCGGCTGGACAATGAACATCACCCCGGAAGGCAAGATGCAGCCCTGGGCAACGGGCATGCGCTCGCCCTGCGGCCTAGGTATTTTCGACAACGAACTGTTCTACGCCGACAATCAGGGCGACTGGATGGGGTCGGGTGGTATCGTTCACGTCAAGAAAGGCTCGTTTGTCGGACACCCGGCGGGTCTGCGCTGGACCAGTATGGCCAATTCGCCGGTCAAGCTGTCGCAGGAAACGTTCTTCGCCAAGATCGACGAACGCCGTCGGCGCGACGAAGATGGTCATGCGATCAAACCCGAAAACATCGCCAACGAAAAGCCGACGCTGCTCTACACGATGAAAGAGCAGTTTCCCGGTGCCGACGTGCAGGTTCCGGCGGTGTGGCTACCCCACGGTGTGCTCGGCATTTCCAACTCCGAAATTCTGGAGATTCCGCAGGGCGTGTTCGGTCCGTTTGCCGGGCAGTTACTGGTCGGCGATCAGGGCATGAGCAAAATCTCGCGGGTGTTTATGGAGAAAGTAAACGGCGAGTATCAGGGCGGAGCTATCGAACTACGTAATGGCTTTCGGTCGGGTGTACTGCGGATGGCGTGGGCCAAAGACGGCTCGCTGTTCGTGGGTGAAACCAACCGGGGCTGGGGTTCAGCTGGTGACGCCAACGAGGGTCTGCAACGGTTGGTCTGGAATGGAGCCGTACCATTTGAAATCCGCACGGTGAAAGCAATGCCCGACGGGTTCGAGGTGGAATTCACGAAGCCCGTCGACCGGAAATCGGCCGAAGATCTGGCGTCGTACCGCGTTGAAAGCTTCCTATACAAGTACCACTCGGTCTACGGTAGCCCGACGGTTAACAAGGAAGCGCTGCCGCTGAAAGGCGTGAAAGTGTCGGCCGACAATATGAAAGCGCGCGTGATCGTGGGCGACCTGCGCCGGTACTACATCCATCAGCTCACGCTTGATGGTGTGCGCGGTGCCGAAGGTTCGTACTCACTCGTTCACCCGATTGCCTACTACACGCTCAACAACATTCCCGACGGGCAGAAGCTGGCGATGAACGAAGTAAGCACCCGCAACTCAGCCGCTACACCCGCTACAACGGCACCGGCAGCAGCCCCCGCAACGGGCAAAAAAGCCACTGCGACGAAGGGTAAAGTGACGACGGGCGCCAAGCCCAAAATTCAGGAAGGGCAGGCTATTTCAATGGCCAAAGCACCAACCTACGACGAGGTGAAAGGCTTGCTCGCCCGGCACACCTGCTTGGCCTGCCATCAGGCGAACAAACGGCAGGTTGGCCCGGCTTACTCGGACGTTGCCAAACGTCGGTACACCAACGATCAGATTGTCGAGCTGATCTACCATCCCAAGCCGACCAACTGGCCCGACTACGCGACCGAGATGCCGCCCATGCCGCAGGTCCCGAAAGCCGACGCGCTGAAGATTGCCGCCTGGATCAACTCGCTGGCCCCGCCAGTGGCAGCGGTAGCAGCAGCAATCCCGACGCGCCGAAGCAGTAAACAGCCTTAG
- a CDS encoding 3-keto-disaccharide hydrolase has translation MSNPFYAATTRWLLAVGWTLGAGLTLAQPAPEAGTPIPLNDLSAFVNPTPNWQIVGSVRADLNKANTLSTDKGTGVLVNLPSDKKNAKAGDLTTQLQHGDADLELDFMLAKDGNSGVYLQGRYEIQLADSWRVKNPGSGDNGSIYQRWDDKKPAGQNGYEGHPARQNASRAPGLWQHLKISFQAPRFNAQGQKTENAKLLNVELNGVLIHDNVELSGPTRGAISNDEKATGPLVIQGDHGAVAFRNIRYIAYDKPRPELVNLTFSVYKGKYEKEPEYDKTAPESEGPTTVLSSAVSRIPNEMLIRYKGTLRVAEPGEYRFRLGVPGGAGSLKIGNQTVVPLVGYSGNGTGKVTLPKGDVPVELFYSKYMDWVQPALGLSVAGPGVREFVISDATTAGGEEVDPILVDASTANTILRSFMDVPGDIRSQGKRTRVTHAISVGSPDNVHYTYDLDKGALVQVWRGQFLDTTPMWHDRGDGSSRPMGMVQRMGTPMLFLAKLPSGQANWATDTTGTGYRPKGYVLDANDRPTFRYQTYGASVDDKIRVLEQGQGLQRELTVTNPSGDLYARLASGSTISAMDNNMYLIDGQEYIRLDDLGGAKPQVRESAGGQELIVPVKGKLTYSILF, from the coding sequence ATGTCAAACCCATTCTACGCAGCAACGACCCGTTGGCTGCTGGCCGTCGGCTGGACATTAGGCGCAGGACTGACCCTTGCGCAGCCCGCCCCCGAAGCCGGTACGCCGATACCGCTCAACGACCTCAGCGCGTTTGTAAACCCCACACCCAACTGGCAAATTGTCGGGTCGGTACGCGCCGATCTGAACAAAGCCAACACGCTGTCTACCGACAAGGGAACGGGCGTACTGGTGAACCTGCCCTCCGACAAAAAGAACGCGAAAGCCGGTGACCTGACCACACAGTTGCAACACGGCGACGCCGATCTGGAACTGGATTTCATGCTCGCCAAAGACGGCAACTCGGGCGTCTATTTGCAGGGACGTTACGAGATCCAGCTGGCCGATAGCTGGCGGGTAAAGAATCCCGGTTCGGGCGACAACGGCTCGATCTACCAACGATGGGACGACAAGAAACCCGCCGGGCAGAACGGTTATGAAGGCCACCCTGCCCGGCAGAATGCCAGCCGCGCACCGGGTCTGTGGCAGCATTTGAAAATTTCGTTTCAGGCACCCCGCTTCAACGCGCAGGGTCAGAAAACGGAGAACGCCAAACTGCTGAACGTCGAACTGAACGGCGTCCTGATTCATGACAACGTCGAACTAAGCGGCCCGACGCGTGGTGCCATCAGCAACGACGAGAAAGCTACCGGTCCGCTGGTTATTCAGGGCGATCACGGGGCCGTCGCGTTCCGCAACATTCGTTACATAGCCTACGACAAACCTCGCCCGGAACTGGTCAACCTGACGTTCTCGGTGTATAAAGGCAAATACGAGAAAGAGCCGGAATACGACAAAACCGCGCCCGAATCGGAAGGACCAACTACGGTACTGTCGTCGGCGGTGAGCCGGATTCCGAATGAGATGCTGATCCGCTACAAAGGTACGCTGCGCGTGGCCGAGCCGGGCGAATACCGCTTCCGGCTGGGCGTACCAGGTGGTGCGGGATCGCTGAAAATTGGTAATCAAACCGTTGTACCGCTCGTCGGTTATTCGGGCAACGGAACCGGTAAAGTAACCCTACCCAAAGGCGACGTGCCGGTTGAACTGTTCTACTCGAAATACATGGATTGGGTGCAGCCTGCGCTGGGCCTGAGCGTTGCCGGACCGGGCGTGCGCGAATTCGTCATCAGCGATGCGACGACGGCTGGCGGGGAAGAAGTCGACCCGATTCTGGTCGATGCGTCGACGGCCAACACCATCCTTCGCAGCTTCATGGACGTTCCCGGCGACATTCGTTCGCAGGGCAAACGTACCCGCGTTACCCACGCCATTTCAGTCGGCAGCCCCGACAATGTACACTACACCTACGACCTCGACAAGGGCGCGCTGGTGCAGGTGTGGCGCGGGCAGTTCCTCGACACTACGCCGATGTGGCACGACCGGGGCGATGGCTCGTCGCGGCCGATGGGCATGGTACAACGCATGGGTACACCAATGCTGTTTCTCGCCAAACTACCGTCAGGGCAAGCCAACTGGGCCACCGACACCACCGGCACCGGCTACCGCCCGAAAGGCTACGTACTGGATGCCAACGACCGCCCAACCTTCCGCTACCAGACCTACGGCGCATCGGTCGATGACAAGATCCGGGTGCTGGAACAGGGACAGGGTCTGCAACGCGAACTGACCGTCACCAACCCATCGGGCGATCTATACGCCCGGCTGGCCAGCGGCAGCACGATCAGCGCGATGGACAACAACATGTACCTGATCGACGGGCAGGAATACATTCGCCTTGACGATCTGGGTGGCGCAAAACCGCAGGTGCGGGAAAGCGCGGGCGGTCAGGAACTGATCGTACCGGTAAAAGGCAAACTCACGTACTCAATCCTTTTTTAA